A part of Capsicum annuum cultivar UCD-10X-F1 chromosome 6, UCD10Xv1.1, whole genome shotgun sequence genomic DNA contains:
- the LOC107875733 gene encoding uncharacterized protein LOC107875733: MVMWGLSYLQNLWPFSLLNPDELKISDGVVRKLSIPESTKQFVYAIQEQESKGIIYVLCVQNLSERSAVDAECLIREVKPEAVVVQVGNGEEEMGFTGGGEEGYEVPTSSIGVLKRCFVHKTNKEKYENVAGLVVLREIFGVGFDGHLNTAKKAAEEVGSAFLLLESPFVKCSTSSECDNVGDEGYGDRFGVFGFEAGGNSLVPLRAGLMVSGNSRGFRVTNDVQSQMVRLLSSHLVNLGSLQKIESGEIQQQLNYQVPQFAQTVYPLLVDLYDIFVDIPSIGRGLACAQKLFRDVCNGDAINTDLLSEVYVFKIAVEGLRIALNNAGRIPLSKMGCQTTEFSELSIEDKCHALLAQALRSQTEKFKSIVAVVDANGLAGLRKHWNINVPEEVKEIVEQLVTDSENDGENSSQNDRKGLLTVKPVVAVGAGATAVLGASSFSKVVPASTVLKVVTFKVPASLKIMMTQTQKAFALAFGKSHVVGPAMASNGVKSSVLKAAASAEKIRAVTHGVIASAEKTSISAMRTAFYEIMRKHRVRPVGFLPWATFGCSVATCAGLLVYGDGIECAAESLPAAPSIASLGRGIQSLHQASKAVKQTENSRIQKSIESFVYRFKKISFSSSVH, encoded by the coding sequence ATGGTCATGTGGGGTTTAAGCTATTTGCAAAATCTTTGGCCTTTTTCTTTGTTAAACCCCGACGAATTGAAAATCTCAGATGGGGTTGTGAGGAAATTGTCAATACCTGAAAGTACGAAACAGTTTGTTTATGCAATTCAAGAACAAGAATCGAAgggtattatatatgtattatgtgtgCAGAATTTGTCTGAGAGGTCAGCTGTTGATGCTGAGTGTTTAATTAGGGAAGTTAAGCCTGAGGCTGTTGTTGTTCAAGTGGGTAATGGAGAGGAGGAAATGGGGTTTACTGGTGGTGGGGAGGAGGGGTATGAAGTGCCAACGTCGTCGATAGGGGTGTTGAAGAGGTGTTTTGTGCATAAGACTAATAAGGAGAAGTATGAGAATGTGGCGGGGTTAGTTGTTTTGAGGGAGATATTTGGGGTTGGATTTGATGGGCATTTGAATACTGCAAAGAAAGCGGCTGAAGAAGTTGGTTCGGCTTTCTTGTTGCTTGAGTCACCGTTTGTTAAGTGTAGTACGTCGAGTGAGTGTGACAATGTGGGGGATGAGGGGTATGGGGATAGGTTTGGAGTATTTGGTTTTGAGGCTGGTGGTAATAGTTTGGTTCCTTTAAGGGCTGGGTTAATGGTATCGGGGAATTCACGGGGATTTCGTGTTACGAATGATGTTCAGTCGCAGATGGTGAGGTTATTGTCGTCACATTTGGTTAATTTGGGATCGTTACAGAAGATTGAGTCTGGGGAGATTCAGCAGCAGTTGAATTATCAAGTACCGCAGTTTGCACAAACAGTTTATCCGTTGTTGGTTGATCTATatgatatttttgttgatattccTTCAATAGGAAGAGGCCTAGCTTGTGCTCAGAAGTTGTTTCGTGATGTTTGTAATGGAGATGCTATTAATACAGATCTCCTTTCTGAGGTTTATGTCTTCAAGATTGCTGTTGAAGGGTTAAGAATAGCTTTGAACAATGCTGGTCGGATCCCACTTAGCAAAATGGGGTGTCAGACAACTGAATTTTCTGAGCTTTCTATTGAGGACAAGTGCCATGCCCTTCTTGCGCAGGCCCTCCGAAGCCAGACCGAGAAGTTCAAATCAATAGTTGCAGTAGTAGATGCCAATGGCTTAGCTGGATTAAGGAAGCACTGGAATATTAATGTACCTGAGGAAGTTAAGGAAATTGTCGAGCAGCTGGTCACTGACTCTGAAAATGATGGGGAAAATTCGAGCCAAAATGACAGAAAAGGGTTACTAACTGTTAAGCCAGTGGTAGCTGTTGGGGCTGGTGCAACAGCAGTTTTAGGAGCTTCTTCGTTTAGTAAAGTTGTTCCTGCATCTACAGTATTGAAGGTTGTTACTTTCAAAGTACCTGCTTCTCTAAAGATCATGATGACACAAACCCAAAAGGCCTTTGCTCTTGCATTTGGAAAGTCACACGTAGTAGGCCCTGCCATGGCAAGTAATGGTGTCAAATCATCTGTCTTGAAGGCAGCTGCTTCTGCAGAGAAAATACGTGCGGTGACACATGGCGTTATAGCCTCTGCAGAGAAAACTAGCATCTCAGCCATGAGAACGGCATTCTATGAAATTATGAGGAAACACCGAGTACGACCTGTTGGATTTTTGCCATGGGCTACCTTTGGGTGCAGTGTAGCTACTTGTGCAGGCTTGCTTGTGTATGGAGATGGAATAGAATGTGCTGCTGAATCTCTTCCAGCAGCTCCTTCAATTGCCAGTTTGGGTCGTGGAATCCAAAGTTTGCATCAAGCTTCTAAGGCAGTGAAACAAACAGAAAACTCCAGGATCCAGAAGTCTATAGAGTCTTTTGTGTACAGATTTAAGAAGATAAGTTTCTCATCAAGTGTTCATTAG